In a single window of the Bactrocera dorsalis isolate Fly_Bdor chromosome 2, ASM2337382v1, whole genome shotgun sequence genome:
- the LOC105226046 gene encoding protein jagunal, translating into MASRGGPMVAGTDGADYEYRQRVAAPHRMSLQGKKRVKFCICYHIVLSIFMVTKLSPDFLDRIDVFWLEVEELEVPKPLWWEYVWMTSVFTMYFALSAILNNSIREMQKYMIAIMLTGVIPVCYCFAYYFRDFWEYINLDEKTDIKETDIFIWRGMPYAVLWYGFSAVAIQLHGFTLYFAYKCIRAWRMRSAIKKSQ; encoded by the exons ATGGCATCTCGTGGTGGACCTATGGTGGCTGGTACCGATGGCGCTGACTACGAATATAGGCAACGTGTGGCTGCACCACACCGTATGAG TTTGCAAGGCAAAAAGcgtgtcaaattttgtatttgctatCATATCGTACTTTCTATTTTTATGGTGACCAAGTTGTCTCCGGATTTTTTGGATCGCATAGATGTCTTTTGGCTGGAGGTGGAAGAACTTGAAGTGCCAAAACCGCTATGGTGGGAATACGTTTGGATGACATCGGTGTTTACAATGTATTTTGCTCTCTCGGCAATATTAAACAATAGCATTCgcgaaatgcaaaaatatatgatAGCCATTATGTTGACTGGTGTTATACCCGTATGCTACTGCTTTGCTTACTACTTTAGAGATTTTTGGgaatatattaatttagatGAGAAAACTGATATAAAGGAAACGGATATATTTATATGGCGC GGTATGCCTTACGCAGTATTGTGGTACGGCTTCTCGGCAGTCGCTATTCAGTTACACGGTTTTACCTTGTATTTCGCCTACAAATGCATTAGAGCATGGCGTATGCGCAGCGCTATAAAGAAGTCTCAATAA